TGTAGCATATCGGCAATTTCGGAGAGGGAGAAGCCAACCCGGCGGCCGCGCAGGATCCACGCGATCCGCACACGGTCGGCAGCTGAATAGGTGCGGTTCTGGCCAACGCGCGCCGGCGCCACGAGGCCTTGTTCCTCGTAGTGCCGCAGCGTGCGGGCGGTGATACCGAACTCCGCAGCCAGATCCTTGATACTGTAGGCAAGCTCGCCCATGGGGCCTTCAATTCCCTTTCCCATCCGGCAGTGACGCTACTTTACGTTAACGTAAACGTCAACACGCGACGCAGGCGATTGCCTTGGGGCTTGAATAGGCTTATGTTTTTAGACGGGAGAGTTTGATAATCCGCGAGGCGCGGCGATGAAAACCGCGCGACTCGGACACCAAGGAGGGGTTTCGATGAGCAGCAACCGGTTCACGTCATTCAAGGAATTTTTCCCTTATTATCTGGCCGAGCATTCGGTGCCGACCTGCAGGGCGCTGCATTATACGGGCACGCTTCTTGGCACCGGCGTGGCGCTTTATGCGCTTGTCACCATGCAGTGGTGGATGCTGCTTCTGTATCCGCTGATCGGCTATGGCTTCGCCTGGGTCGGCCACTTTTTCATCGAACATAACAAGCCCGCCACCTTCACCTATCCGGGCTGGAGCTGGATGGGC
The Gimibacter soli DNA segment above includes these coding regions:
- a CDS encoding DUF962 domain-containing protein, whose translation is MSSNRFTSFKEFFPYYLAEHSVPTCRALHYTGTLLGTGVALYALVTMQWWMLLLYPLIGYGFAWVGHFFIEHNKPATFTYPGWSWMGDYKMLWLWMTGRLKPALEEADKLYAGGTGAVNRV